One window of the Streptomyces asoensis genome contains the following:
- a CDS encoding alpha-ketoacid dehydrogenase subunit alpha/beta, which translates to MTTTESPQQTGGGSAHADQLLEMYRRMRRIRRFEERASELYKATEIPGFLHLSIGQEASAVGACWPLGPRDGITSTHRGHGHVLAKGLDSASMMAELMGKEAGTCHGRGGSMHIADPGLGIYGANGIVGAGLPIATGVATAAKLRAAGDVVVAFFGDGAVAQGMFHEAVNLAAVWDLPVVFLCENNHYSEFSPAAEQHRAPLSARAAGYGIGYAHVDGNDVLAVAGMMTDVVERLRGGGGPVLVEAETYRWHGHYEGDPERYRSAQEVAAAKERDPLLVARRHLASAGVPAAAADAVDEEIDKEIEAAVEWARGLPEPAPETLYDYVSAPRPALPEPAPAAGEIFRSMDAVRLALEHELAADPAVFVAGIDVGAGGNVFGLTRGLAEAFPGRVRDTPISESAILGTAVGAAMAGMKPVVEIMYMDFIGVCLDMLLNQAAKLRFMTGGRAAMPLVVRTQFGAGRSSGSQHSQSLEALLAHIPGLTVVMPSNPADTYGLLRAAIQDPNPVVFVENRLQYGFKGPKPPVDHMVPLGRAKVVREGTDITLVSWSRMVQDALAAAESLAAEGVSVEVIDLRTIAPLDRETVLASLAKTNRLVIAHEAVRDFGVGAELAALAVDEGFWHLDAPVTRVAPPPMPAPYAPSLERQWLPSSDTIADTLRRIAAV; encoded by the coding sequence ATGACGACGACCGAGTCACCCCAGCAGACCGGAGGAGGGTCCGCGCACGCGGATCAGCTCCTGGAGATGTATCGCCGGATGCGCCGTATCCGGCGTTTCGAGGAGCGGGCGTCCGAGCTGTACAAGGCGACGGAGATCCCCGGCTTCCTGCACCTGTCGATCGGTCAGGAGGCCAGTGCCGTGGGCGCCTGCTGGCCGCTCGGCCCCCGCGACGGGATCACCTCCACCCACCGCGGTCACGGCCATGTCCTGGCCAAGGGGCTGGACTCGGCGTCCATGATGGCCGAGCTGATGGGCAAGGAGGCGGGCACGTGCCACGGCCGCGGCGGCTCGATGCACATCGCGGACCCCGGTCTCGGCATCTACGGCGCCAACGGGATCGTCGGCGCCGGACTCCCGATCGCCACGGGCGTGGCGACCGCGGCCAAACTGCGCGCCGCGGGCGACGTGGTGGTGGCGTTCTTCGGGGACGGCGCGGTCGCGCAGGGCATGTTCCACGAGGCGGTCAACCTGGCCGCCGTATGGGACCTGCCGGTCGTCTTCCTCTGCGAGAACAACCACTACTCCGAGTTCTCACCCGCCGCCGAGCAGCACCGGGCCCCGCTCTCCGCCCGGGCCGCGGGGTACGGCATCGGGTACGCGCACGTCGACGGCAACGACGTCCTCGCGGTGGCCGGGATGATGACCGACGTGGTGGAGCGGCTGCGGGGCGGCGGCGGTCCGGTCCTGGTGGAGGCCGAGACCTACCGCTGGCACGGCCACTACGAGGGCGACCCCGAGCGCTACCGCAGCGCGCAGGAGGTCGCCGCCGCCAAGGAACGCGACCCGCTGCTGGTGGCGCGCCGGCACCTGGCGTCGGCGGGAGTGCCGGCCGCGGCGGCCGACGCGGTCGACGAGGAGATCGACAAGGAGATCGAGGCGGCGGTCGAGTGGGCCAGGGGCCTGCCCGAACCGGCCCCCGAGACCCTGTACGACTACGTCTCGGCCCCGCGGCCCGCCCTGCCCGAGCCCGCCCCTGCCGCCGGTGAGATCTTCCGCTCGATGGACGCCGTACGGCTCGCCCTGGAACACGAACTCGCGGCCGATCCCGCCGTGTTCGTCGCCGGTATCGACGTCGGCGCGGGCGGGAACGTCTTCGGGCTGACCCGGGGCCTGGCCGAGGCGTTCCCGGGCCGGGTCCGTGACACGCCCATCAGCGAGAGCGCCATCCTCGGCACGGCGGTGGGGGCGGCCATGGCCGGCATGAAACCGGTCGTCGAGATCATGTACATGGACTTCATCGGCGTCTGCCTCGACATGCTGCTCAACCAGGCCGCCAAGCTGCGCTTCATGACCGGCGGCCGGGCCGCCATGCCCCTCGTGGTGCGCACCCAGTTCGGCGCCGGGCGCTCTTCCGGCAGCCAGCACTCGCAGAGCCTGGAAGCGCTGCTGGCCCACATCCCGGGGCTGACGGTGGTGATGCCGTCCAACCCGGCCGACACCTACGGCCTGCTGCGCGCCGCAATCCAGGACCCCAACCCGGTCGTCTTCGTCGAGAACCGGCTCCAGTACGGCTTCAAGGGCCCGAAGCCGCCGGTCGACCACATGGTCCCGCTGGGCAGGGCGAAGGTGGTCCGCGAAGGCACCGACATCACGCTCGTCTCCTGGTCGCGGATGGTCCAGGACGCCCTGGCCGCCGCGGAGTCGCTGGCCGCCGAGGGCGTGAGCGTGGAGGTGATCGACCTGCGCACGATCGCCCCGCTGGACCGGGAGACGGTGCTCGCCTCCCTCGCCAAGACCAACCGGCTGGTCATCGCGCACGAGGCGGTGCGGGACTTCGGCGTGGGCGCCGAACTCGCGGCACTGGCCGTCGACGAGGGGTTCTGGCACCTGGACGCGCCCGTCACCCGGGTGGCACCGCCCCCGATGCCCGCGCCCTACGCGCCCTCGCTGGAACGGCAGTGGCTGCCCTCGTCGGACACCATCGCCGACACGCTGCGGCGTATCGCGGCGGTGTGA